The Papaver somniferum cultivar HN1 chromosome 6, ASM357369v1, whole genome shotgun sequence genome segment AATAACGACAGGTAAAAATATTTGTCTTTTATTATCAAATTTGtagttttattaaaataaaaaaaatgcacaATCATATTTTGGAAATACAACAGGTAAACGACAATTATCGAATCTACATTTTCAAACCTACTCAGTACTCAAATATGATGTATTACATTTCGGAAAAAGAAATGATCGGTAAACGACAATTTGCATGTACTCTAATAATTCACTGATTTCctgacacaaatcatgtaaaaatCATTGATTTTTGTTAGTGAATCTGCAGTTTTGTAATTATTTAAGAATAAAGTACACTGTTATACTatggaaaaacaacaaataaacgaTAATTTTTTAACCCATTCTACATTTTCATAACTACTCAATAATGATGTACAATGTAGGTCGCGGAACAACAACAATCAGTACACAATAATTTGCATTTACTTTCTAATTCACCACACAAATAAGGAAACACTAAGTCTTGTTAGTGCATTCACAATTTTATAATTATCCAATAATAAAGTGCATAATTTTTCTCTGGGAAAGTAGCAGGTAGACCACAATTTCTTTATCGAATCTGCATTTTTATAACTACTCAATCATGAAGTACAATGTGTTACATCTGGAAAGAGCAAAGATCATTACACAACAATTTGCGTCTACTGAATAATTTACCGACTTCCTAACAAAAAAAATCAGGTAAAACTCACTGATTTTAATTAGCGAATTCGCAGTTTTGTATTTATTTATAATATATAATAAAGTGCGTAATTATTCTCTGGGAAATCAATAGGTAAACGACAATTTCTTTATGGAATCTGCATTTTTAAACCTAGTCAATAATCAAGCATAGCGTGTCAAATTTGAGAAAAAAACGACCAATAAACGACAATTTGCATTGACTTAATAATTCAATGATTTCCTGTCACAAATCAGGTATGAATCATCGATTTTCATTAGCAAATCTGCAGTTTTGTAATTATTTAAGAATAAAGTACACAATTATACTCTGGAAAAACAACAGGTAGGTAAATAACAAATTTTACCCAACCACAACTACTCAATAATGACGTAAAATGTATTAGGTTTTGGAAGAACAACAATGAATACACGAAAATTTTTATTTACTTTCTAATTCACCGTCTTGGCACAAATAAGTCAATAAACATCAATCTTTATTAACGGACCTGCAATTTTATAATTATCCGATAAAAAAGTGCATAATTTTTCACTAGCAAAATAACTGGTAGACGACAATTTTTTTATCGAGTCAGCATTTTTGTAACTACTCAATAATGAAGTACAATGTGTTACATCTGGAAAGAGCAGAAACCAATAAACGACAATTTGCGTTTACTGAATAATTTACCGACTTCCTGacacaaattaaataaaaattaatgatttTCATTAGATTCGCCACTTTATAATTACTCGATAATAATGTGCATGATAATATTCTTGGAAAATAACAGGTAGACAACAATTTCCTCGGCATATTCATAAGTACTAAAGGCCTACTAAATATGTCATGAAGTACAATGTGTTAATTTTTGATCCTATACGATCATTTGAATTCACTTAGTAATTCATCGACATCGTGACATTAACCAGGTACATGCCCAACAGTAGAATACAACATGATAAACAATTACTAGTACAAAAGAtttagaataaaataaaaaatagctTTTCTCACCCAAATTTCATATTGCGTGTGAAGTTTGTTAATTTCTTATAAATTTttatcataaaaataaaaatacaacttCTAGATATTATGAGGGCACTAATGGAAAAATGATTTACAGAAAATAATTTATAATGGATATTCCTATTAGATTCCAACTAGGGTAAAATAAATACATTTATGATGGATATTCGTATTAGATTCCTACTAGGGTAAAATTGGTAAAAGAGTGAGTGAGTGAGACTTAAACATTGAAAATGACGGAAAAACAACATTTGTAAAAAAAcgataacacaaaattggttaaaaagaccaaaatcaacaatttctgggtgaaaaagatatctaaattttgatactgtttaaatggacaaaaatgtaaaaataggcaggatgtaaacagtttcatcctacccattttcaaaactttttcttatttctaaattacatcaggatgcatccagtttcatctttgctattttttaagtttaagctataatgaatccagtttcatccttgctattttttttgtgtccatttcactcatactaatttttactcgtccatcagaaccatattttaaaaatatttggacaaatgacccattttccgaaacgATAAAGGTCTCGTTTTAAACCGACACTTGGTTAACAACCTAACAGTAACGATATCTGTAGGTCAAACCACCGATTTCTTTGAAAATCTTCTCATGTTAGGTGAAAGATTTCAATGGGCCGAGGTTTCGATGTTTCATTTCCGCCACCATTCGAAGGTTGCGATGTACTGCATGTACGGTTCCTTCCTCCTTAACAACTTTGGAGGAATGGATGGTTCTGATTTCACAAAGTAAAAGACagtgggaaaaagaaaaaagaatcaaaatcagttagtaaaatacaaaatttggCATGCAGAGAATTAATTGTAGTTTGCCAAAAATAATCGTAGAGCATCTACCACACAATTGTCATTTGAGGACAGTGATTATTTGCAGAATGGCATGCAGTGAGGAATGCCGGTGGTGCACATAGATGCGAAAACAAAATAGTCGTGACTCGTGAGAGCAAAAAGATTTTGGAGAATATCCTAATCAGACCCGAAATCTAATGGCAACttaaagatgaaacttagcttatataaagactactctctttattgatgtttagaaaatctctcaagactaaacacaagctctaatcttgctcatatgatcaaccacaactttggtgatcatatatatagaactatgaattccttttcctaatcctattacctcattacatgtctttccttttcttagaactagatgacttctaattctcttaggattacatcaatttcctaatcttgtcctaaccaacttgttagtgacttctatgttgaagttaatccaacaaaaTCTCCATGTAAACCTTCTCAAATCTCCATGCATGCAATGTTTTCATCTACTATGGTATGATGAAAATTTTGAGTTGATCCATAATTCGTAGCATAATCCAAAATCTAATCATGCGACAttagcatcatcatcatctaatgATGATTTCTTAACCCTCATTTTAACTCGCTTAGCATCAAAATCTGTATCAAAACAGTGGTTATCAATAATCACGCATGCACTCCCATTTTGTTCACAAACATTTGAttcaaaaccccacactgccaaCCAATGACTTTTCTAGACCAATGATTCAAAACCAACGTATGAATATATTACAAGGTTGATATCTTGACCATCATCCAAAATTTTAATGGATAGACTTTCATGGGCAAATCAATACTACTCACTTAAGATAAAGCGGTAGATGATAACGTTCAACCATTTGCCTTGCGACATCCACTTACACTAGGGATAACAAATAAAAATTTGGAAACaaatattttgataataataCATTTGAATTCTTGGTAGGAAAATAACGCAGCCCAAATTAATCCAtagtataatattttttttatattcatatATAGATCGAGAAAACCCATGTTTAGAAGAAAATATACAGTCATGTTGTTTCATCCTATCATGCTTTCGTTCTCAACTCTTCTCTTTTCCTATGTCATTTTTTGTATCCTTAGGAAACCTGGATCAAACACAAAGCTCAATCTACCACCTTCGCCGCCGAAGATTCCAATCTTTGGGAATTTTCATCAAATAACTCCATTAGTTCACCAATTTTTCCATCAAATGTCTTTGAAGTACGGTCCAATTGTGTTCTTCAAATTTGGCAACAAGCCTACACTTGCGGTTTCATCTTTAGAGACGGTGGCTGAAATTCTAAAGACCCATGACGGTATGTTTGCAAATAGGATCCCGGTGAAAGCttttaaaattctcttttgcgATGGAAATGACATAATTATGTCTCCATATAATGAGCAGTGGAAACAACTAAGAAAGTTTTGTGTTCTTGAACTGTTGAGTCCAAAGAGAGTCCAATCTTTCAAGTATATAGGAGAAGAGGAAGTTGATAGAATGATTGAAAATATAACTCGGTCGTCAAGAGAGCGGGGCATGGTTAATCTAACAGAGACATTGTTAACTATGTTGGATGCCATTATATTTAGGTGTTCACTAGGGGATAATTTTAGCAAAGAATATACCGACAGATTTCTGGGGTTGATGTAGAAAGCGAATTCATTAATTGAGTTATTCAGTTTCGGAGATTTATTTCCATGGCTTAAATGGTTGGATATGCTGAGAAAAACCGCTCAAGATATAGATATTTTTTTCAATCAAATTATCGATGATCGTATCCGTATAAATTCTCAAGTAGATAAAACTGATCACCATGGCAAAGATGAAAAGAGAAACTTCATAGATATACTGCTTCATGCCGGAAAGAATAACCTCAGTTTCACTAGAGACTGCATGAAAGGAATAATTATGGTATGTGATCAATTATCTGTATATATGTCTCTTAAATATCATTAGTTTCTCTTGAACTGCATAATTTAATTTCAAGTATGGTGAATGAACAGGACATGTTTGTTGGTGGAGTTGATACATCTGCTACTGTCTTGGATTGGGCTATGGCAGAGCTGATAAAGAATCCAAAGCTGATGAAGAAAGCACAGGAAGAGGTAAGAAGAGTGGCTGCTGGCAACAAAACTAACAAGGTGGAAGAGCAGGACATTAATAAAATGGACTACTTGAAATGCATCATTAAAGAGACACTAAGAATGCATCCACCGGTACCGACTTTGTCAAGGAAACCCTCGGCTGATGCAAAACTTGGTGGTTATGATCTCCCACCAAATACAGATATTTTCCTCAATGTGTGGACAGTTCAAAGAGACCCCAAATTATGGGATAAACCAGAAGATTTCCGTCCAGAGAGATTCATAGACAACCCCATCGACTTTAAAGGTCAATATTAACTTATCCCATTTGGGTCTGGAAGAAGAGGGTGTCCTGGCATATCATTTGGCGCTGCAGTGGTGGAACTTGTTCTTGCTAATCTCTTGTACGCGTTCGACTGGGAATTGTCTGGTGGTGCTAGCAGTGAGGAACTAGATATGGCTGAAACATATGGTATCACTACTACGAGGAGGACACCTCTACATGTTGTTCCAATACCGTTCTGTGCAACTTTTTCTTAACATGAATCAGATATGTTTTAATTGTAGAAGCAACATGACAAACAAGTTTTAGTACTAAATAATCCCTTGAAAAGAAACTTTCTCTTTCAACGCAAATTCTGTGTAATATCATCTAAGTTTGTTGATCTTT includes the following:
- the LOC113285430 gene encoding cytochrome P450 71A1-like; this translates as MLRKTAQDIDIFFNQIIDDRIRINSQVDKTDHHGKDEKRNFIDILLHAGKNNLSFTRDCMKGIIMDMFVGGVDTSATVLDWAMAELIKNPKLMKKAQEEVRRVAAGNKTNKVEEQDINKMDYLKCIIKETLRMHPPVPTLSRKPSADAKLGGYDLPPNTDIFLNVWTVQRDPKLWDKPEDFRPERFIDNPIDFKGQY